The nucleotide window CTTGTTGCCTTAATGTCTATATTAGTTTGTAAAGATTTTTGAACAGCTTGTGCAGCCATATCTTTTTTGTTCATAGCAAAACTGTCCGCTGTGAGAAGCTCCTTGCAAATTCTTCGGTACTCACGGAATTTGAGCACATAAGAAAAGGAGAATACAGCCATAACAGCAGAAATGACAAACAACGTAAGAAAAATAGTTTCATTCATAGCATAGCCAAGAAAAGGCAGAAGATATGCTGCAACCAATGATGCGGCAATGCCAATCAAGGCAACCGGATTGAGCTTATTTTCATTTTTTGCATGGCCGGTTCTGACATAGCTATGAAGCGCGAAGGCAGTAAAAACCAGTTTTACGGAAACTACCAAAAGCGGCATCAAAAGGCAGATAACCACAGGTACCCCGGAAGGCAGTCCGAGAAGCAGCGTGAAAGGCAAAAATCCGACAACGATTTTCAAAAGGAAATAGAAATAATTCGAAAGCATATACTTCCGCGCGCTCATTCGCATTAGAAAAATGGCGTAATACTTGTCTCTGGTGGGATCAAATATTTGCGTGTTGAGAAAACCGCCAGCAATGGTAAGAAAAAAAAATATATGCATGAAGCTGTCCGCAGGGCTGCCTTTCATGTGGTCTTTTAGAAGAAAGATCATAATAAACAAATAAAGCAGCTTGCTTAGAAAAGTCGAGACTATCTCCCATAAAATGCTGACAAAATTGGCAAGTCTTTTCAGCCCAGGACTTCTATAGAGTGAGACCGGGAGCAGCTTTTTGATAACAGGGATGGATTTGAGAGAATAGATAATGCCGTTAGTTTGGTATGCGTTTTTAAGCCTGAAGGACATGAGGAAAGTATCAATCATTTTCATCCTTCCTGAGAGCCTGAATGATCTTATCCTTGAAAGCTTCGTTGCTGAGGTCATCCTTTTCCATATTTTCCAGAACCCCACCGCTCAGGATCACGATCTCGTCGCATAAATCCAGCGCAAGCTCCATGATATGAGTGGAAAAAATAATAACATGGTCTTTTTTGATTTGGCGCAATAGCCTCTTCATTTCATCGGCAACCACAACGTCAAATGAGGTCAGCGGTTCGTCTAAAAGTAGAATGCAGGGATTTGCTATGAAGCTTACAAGCATTTGCATCTTACTCTTCATGCCATGAGAATAGTCCTTCAAAAGCCTGTCACGGTCCTCTATTCCTATTTTCATAAAGTTGAAATATTCGTCAATAGGCTTAATGTCAGGAATCTTTTTCACGTTGATGTCAAGAAAGAACTTTAAAAACTCTCTACCTGTTAAGAACTCCGGAACGACTGGTGTTGATAGAACATATCCGATATCGTCTGGACAAAGTTCTCTCTTCATTCCGTTTTCTTCAAGGAGAATTGAGCCGTTGTCAATCTTCAAATCTTCATTGATGCAGTTAAACAGTGTGGTTTTACCTGAGCCGTTTCTACCGAGGAGTCCGTAAATTTTTCCCTTTTCAAAGGCAAAGCTCGCACCCCGTAAAACCTCTTTTTTATCAAAACTTTTTACGATATGGTTCAGGATCAATTTCATTTTCAATATTCCTTATCTATTTGTTTCCGTTTATTTTTTCTCGTTTCCGCCTGAAATCAATCGATCATTTTTCAATGGGTTTCTTACCTTGACAGTGTCAGATTAACTTCTTTTTTCGATCATAATTTCTGTATTATCCCATCTCACTCATGGTTTTAAAAGATTTTTATTCAGATTCTCATTCTGCAAATACTAACTTTTTTAATAGAGAAACTTTTTTTTCATAAATTTGCAACCTGTTTTAGAAAAAAATATAGACTTACCAGCTTAAGGAGTAATAATTTACTTAATTTCAATCCAAAATCGGAAATATCTACAGATTTAAACATAATTTAGAAAAAGTTTGTAAACAGAATTTAGAAAAGATATATAAAATAATTAGAAAAATATATAAAATAATTAGAAAAATATATAAAATAATTAGAAAAATATATAAATATAATTCAAGAAAGGTTTAAGAAGATACGCCGAGGGGGAGATTCGAACTCCCGAGGGGCTAGGCCCCACAAGCTTTCCAGGCTTGCGCCCTACCACTAGACTACCTCGGCACAAAACTTCAATACAACTCGTTTATGCCACATCTTTATACGTGAATTATACCTAGCCTTTGGTCAAGCTTTCTTTTAGAAAGGTTGTGGTCAAGCTTTCCTTTGGAAAGATTGCTTTGAAAGGTTGCCAAAAAGCTTATGGCACGACTTATACCATAACGGAATAGTGATATATAAACTTTATTCTAAAAGAAGGATTTCTAAAAGAGTTTTATAGGTCATGACTTAACACCATGCTCTTTTTTGTCCCAACCTTTCGGATAAGTTCCTGCTTCCATCATAACCCGGACCGAAGTCGCTGCAAGTCCGGCCGAGGCTTTGAGGAGCTCTTCTGTACTCATTTCAGCTTTTGCAAGGGCAATGAGTTCACCTTTAAGGGTAAATAACGCTGTCAGTTCGCCTTTCTTCAGGTTTGCATCCAGACTTGTTATACCCGGAACTGCAAGAGCAGCCCCTGAACAGACTGCATCTACTGCACTGTCCCGCAGGATAATTTTGGGAAGGTGGGACACAGCCGTTTCCATTGGCATAATTACCCGTCGGATCTCGGACTCATCTCCGTCTTCCTTCCAGAGTACATATGCATCTTTGAGATCCTGAAGGGTGACAAGCGTCTCCTCGGTAAACGGGCCTGCTTTTGTCCTCCTGAGTTCCTGCATATGTCCGCCACAACCAAGAGCAAGCCCAATGTCATGGCAGAGTTTCCTGATATAGGTTCCGGCTTCACATCCTACGCGGAAGAGCACAAAACTGCCTTCAATTTCCAGCACTTCAAGGTAATAGATCGTCCTTACCCTGACAACGCGTTTGACAGCTGATTTGATAGGAGGCATCTGGTAGATAGGACCTGTAAATTCCTCACAGACCTTCCTTACCAGCTTTTGAGGCATTTCTTTATGAAGCTTCAGAAGGCAGACATATTCCTTTCCGGAAAGGCGCAGAGCAGGAACCGCTTTTGTAGCCTTTCCGAGTAAAGTTGGCAAAAGCCCCGTAACCTTGGGATCAAGTGAGCCTGCATGCCCTGCCGTACTCACACCCAGAATAGCTTTTACCCAGGCTGCAACCTCGTGGCTTGTCGGTCCCTTTGGCTTATCAATATTTACAACACCTTTCTCGATGTACTCAAGAATAGGGCGATTTTCCGGATGAGAGCCGTAAGAGGGATTTGACCAGGCAACGGATTTCCGGACAAGAGTTCTTTCAGCTTCTGATGGCAATTTGCCGGCAGGTGACATAGTTTTTCAAAAACTCCTTAACTGAATTTATAGACGTAGATACGATAGTATGCAGTAACCCGTAACTCATGACAAGTGAAAATAAATGCGATTTAAGGAAATTCCCGCGATGCATGTAAGAAGGAAACTCGGGCAGTATTATTAAAGAGAGATTTAAATTAAAGAGAGATTTAAGAGAGATCATATGCCGAAGACTCATAATGCTATAGTATATCAGTAATATCAGCTTCTGGCAAATAAAACTCTACGCTTTGTATAAAAATCCAGCCTTTCAGAACTTGTGGGAAGTTATTCCGGGCCGACAAGAGAATCAACAGCGGTCCTGAGAATGTCAAGGATCTGATACTGGTTCCATTTTTCAGAATCAATAACGATGTCGTAAACTGAGAGGTCATTAATATCGATATTATAATAGCTCATATAACGGAGGGCTTCGGATTTTTCCCGTTTAATTGTTCTTTCGAGCTCTTCGTCAAAAGAAATTGATTTTTCCCGCCTCAGGATTCGTTTTACCCGGGCAGGTAGCGGAGCCTTTATCCAGATTTTAAGTACATTCGGGACATCTTTAGCCATATGACCCGCAAGCCTGCTTTCGAGTATCAGTTTTTCGTGACTATGGATAACAGCTCTCTGATTATTATCAATAGCCAGGTCAATAGAAGGGTCTTTTTCGGCCATAGCCCCAAATTCTGCCAGGCTCATTCCCTTCTCCCTGGCTATCTTCCTGAAAATTTCACCCGAGGAAATCAGTTCAAATTCATAATATTCTGCAAGGAGTCTTGAGACGGTTGTCGTTCCACTTCCGGGAAGCCCGCTAACTGTTATCCGCATCAGACCCCACCGATATTCAATGCCTTTCTGATAAATTGGCTAACTCCGAGAGAACAAATAAAATACCAGTATAGCCAGTGCTGGAAGTACAAAAAAGCATGAGAAGTCAGCAACTGTTTACCCCAGAAAGGAAAAACCATCGTGGCGTTCCCATGTCCACTGATGTAATAATAAGCCCACATAAAGAGAGGAACGGAAATGATACTGATGTAAGCCATAGGTTTGAACTGCTGCTTGGACATCTTCATCTGGTCTTCCATCATTTCCTGGCGTTGTTCTTCCAGTTTTTTAAGCATATAAGTGTTCTGGGAAAGCTGCGCCTCCCGGAATTCCTTCTGGAAAGCTTTCATGCGTTCCTGGGTATTCTTCATAAGGTCCCAGTCAATTGTGTATTTCTGGATAACGGATGCGTAAATAGCAGTAATAGACGCCATTACCAAAAGGATTAGATAGAAATTCTCCTGCCCGATAAGAGCAAGTATGGGATTCATTAAAGTCCCTACGACTTTTCCGACAGCCTCTCTGAAACCCTGCCCAAGAACCATAATCCCGATCATAAGGGAAAAACCGAGAGCTAGCAGGAACCGGTCTATTTGATTTTTTAATGTCTCCGAAACCAAGTTGTTCTCACCGTTCAGATTCAATAGTTATTCTGAGATCTTCAAATGTAGAAGAATTCCGATAATAAAAGCTTGACAAGCTTAAAGTATTTTAAAGTCGTGATAAATCAGCTCGATTACGGAGCCAATTTTAAACGATTACAGGTTGTTCTGGTTAATAAGTGTCGATGTATATATAAGTTATACTATTCTATGAAATTCAGATTGAACCTTCCCGAACAACTCCGGACAAGTAGCAGTCAAAGATAAGCATACAATCACTAACTCTCAAGTATAATTTTTAGCTTGCTTCTCTAATTGTTAACCTACTACAGCCACATATAACTGCACTCTTGTAAACTACCATTCAGCTAAATATGTTTAAACAAAAAATGTTTAAATATCTTTTCATAAATTATCATAACAAGAGACTACAGCCTGGAAAGTTGAGAGATAAACTCATACTACAGGCTTTAGGAGGAATTTGAAAAATGCAGTTTCCAAACCCCAGTGGACAGTTTCCAAAAATAAGCAGTAAAGCCTTGATATTCGACACCGCGCTTATAATAGGAAATGTAACTATAGAAGGAGACGTATTTGTTGGCCCTAATGCCGTAATTAGGGCAGACGAACCTGGGTCTTCAATAGTTATCCGAAGCGGCTGTAACATTCAGGACAATGTAATAATTCATTCCCTTTACAATTCACAAGTGGAGATAGGTAATAACACATCTCTTGCACACGGGTGCATCGTACATGGTCCCTGTGAGATAGGAGAAAATTGTTTTGTAGGTTTTGGAGCCTTGACGTTTGACTGCTCTCTGGGAAAAGATACTCTGGTTCTTCACAAGGCTGTTGTTCGCGGAGTCGAAATTCTTCCACACAAAATGGTACCCGACGGAGGGGTTATCAATGATCAAAGAGCGGCAAATGCACTTGAAGATATCACAACAGATCTTGCAGAGTTCAAAGAATCTGTTGTCAGGGCAAATCTTGAACTGGTGGAAGGATATAAAAGGCTTCAACTTGAGAATCAAGATCTACCTTTAAGAATATTACAGGAAAATAAGATCGAAAAAACCGAAGTTTTTGAAAATACAGAGTGATAAATTACCTGGAGTCCGGTAGTAATGTGACTGAGAACCAATCCGAAAAGTCAATAATAACGTATTTTAAAGTTACAACAGATTTTAAGCTACAACAGATTTTAAGCTACAACAGATTTTAAGCTACAACAGATTTTAAGCTACAACAGATTTTAAGCTACAACAGATTTTAAGCTACTATAGATCTGTAGTATCAGTATCATTTCTGATTACGGTACTATTAATTTTAAGATACGTTAGGCCACAACACTTTTCATCAGGCTACAACACTTTTCGGATAGTTCCAATTACCAATTAACACATTCAGCTAAAGATCTTATTAACATTTGGTTAATAGAGACTTCAATTATTTCAATAATCAAAGGTATTTTCCATCCAGTTTTTCTAAAATTGTTTTTCCCTCTTCTGTCAGGGTATACTTTCTCCATGTTGTTTTCTCAGGAGTCAAACACTGAATTAAACCCTTGCTCTCAAATTCCTTTAAAGCGTGACTGATATTCTGTGTAGATCGACTTGCCTCGTGGGCAATATCCGAAGCTCTTACAAAGGGGTGCCTTTTCATGGAGCCCATAAGAATCAAACGGCGATCAACGCTGATAACCCAGTTAACCAGTTCATCGATCGAGTTTTCAGTCATACTAACTCAGCTTCTCCGTAGTGTAGTTCTTGGTAACATAAATAGCTACATATTATTTAAATCAAATTATTTGAATCAAGATGATACGAAAAAAACTAAAGTATTTCGAAAAATATAGATGACTTAACAGAAAATCGAAGTGACAAGAAAGTATTAAAAAGAAAAAAGAAATGAAGATAAAAGAAATAAAGATTTTAAGCAAATTTCGCAAGAACTGCCTTTATTTCTTCAAAAACTTCATCTATATCTTTTGTACCGTCAAGAGTTATCAGAACTCCCTGCTTTGCATAATAGTCAATGAGGGGTTCGGTCTGCTTTTTATAAACACTGAGACGGGTCTTAACAGCCTCTTCTTTGTCGTCAGCACGCTGGAAAACCTTACCACCGCAAATATCACAGATCTCATCTTTTTTTGGCGGATTAAAAGTCCTGTGGTAACTCGCACCACAGTTGCACATTAGACGACCGCTTATTCTTTCAACCAGTTCTTCATCAGGCACTTCAAGGTTAAGAACAGCATCTATGGGCTTATTGATCTCATCAAGGATGACTGCAAGAGCATCAGCCTGAGGTATTGTTCTTGGATACCCATCAAGAATGAAACCCTTTTCACAGTCCTGTTCTTTCAGACGGTTCTTAATAATTCCTATAAGTACCTCATCGGGAACAAGCTCTCCTTTGTCCATATATTTCTTGGCTGCAAGCCCAAGTTCGGTTCCTTCCCTGACATTTGCCCGCAGGATATCACCTGTGGAAATCTGAGGGATTCTATAATAGTCAACCATTTTTTTGGCCTGGGTGCCTTTTCCGGCACCAGGGGGGCCGAAGAGTATTATATTCATTCGAAGATCCCTGTATTTTGGTTTGTTTACATTACATCTAAATTCGATTCTTTTTTATACCTTTTTGCAATCCAAAGCGGGTTTACTGCTCTCCAAAGAAGGAACGTATCATCGGGTGCATCTCCATCATCTGCTCGGATGCGATGTCCTCGTACAGCCTGTATACAATACTTACAGTAAGTAGCAACCCTGTACCTCCAGCACTTCCAAGAGTACCTAGCAGGCTAGCAACCAGAGTAAGTAATCCTATGAAAGCTCCGCCGATTACGGTAACTTTTGGAATATAGCGCTGCGTAACTTTTTCAATACTGCTAATATTCCGCCTGAAGCCCGGAATCTGCATACCGGAATTGAAAATCTTCTGGGCTGTAGGTTTAGCCCCCATGCCTGTAGTTTCTATCCAGAAGAGGGAAAAGATAATCCCGCCTACAATAAGCATGAAAGCATCTGTAAAGACATGAAGCCCTATCTGCCATCCAGCAGGAGCGGTCGCACCATAACCTGAAAAGGAATCCCTCACAAGAGACGGGACCCAGTCATAAGGACTGTGTATGGGAGCAAGGTAATACATAATCCCGTTTAGAGGTGTGGACCCATTGAACTCTCCAAGGAAAGTGATTCCCCTGCCTGCAAGAATAATCCCTATCATCTGGATGTTAGCCTGAAGAGCTCGGACAAGGATCATTGGCAACACCGAAGAGTATATGAGCTTGACAGGAAAACGGCCTCTGGCTCCTCTAACTGCACTGTGCGCGAGAGGGATTTCAATCCTTGTACTTTCCACATATACTACAAACAGGAAGATAATAACTGTACTCAGTAGTGCCAGAATTCCTCCTCTGACCAGCATGAATATCACGCCGTCACCTGAGAAGAGGTAATCCGCTCCGACAGTCTGCGCAATATAAACCCATTTCGGAATCAACCCTACCGGAAAACCCGTTGAATCACGTTCCCAGCTAACGAGCCCTGTAACAATCTGTTGTGAGATTCCCGCAACAATGAAAAGCCCGACTCCTGAACCAATACCCCATTTGGAAACTACTTCATCCATAAACAGGATGAGTACGCCTCCAATGAAGATCTGTATAAGGAGCAGAAAGGTGATTACTCCCAGGCCTACACCGAGAGC belongs to Methanosarcina barkeri 3 and includes:
- the cmk gene encoding (d)CMP kinase, which gives rise to MRITVSGLPGSGTTTVSRLLAEYYEFELISSGEIFRKIAREKGMSLAEFGAMAEKDPSIDLAIDNNQRAVIHSHEKLILESRLAGHMAKDVPNVLKIWIKAPLPARVKRILRREKSISFDEELERTIKREKSEALRYMSYYNIDINDLSVYDIVIDSEKWNQYQILDILRTAVDSLVGPE
- the secY gene encoding preprotein translocase subunit SecY gives rise to the protein MTLRDTLEPFFNKLPAVASPEKHVHFKDKLWWTLGVLLLYFALANVPLFGMSQDSVDLFESYRAFFAGASGSLVLLGIGPIVTASIVLQLLVGADIIKLDLSDPKDQAFFQGAQKFLVFIMIILEALPQLLGGYIQPDPGLASALGVGLGVITFLLLIQIFIGGVLILFMDEVVSKWGIGSGVGLFIVAGISQQIVTGLVSWERDSTGFPVGLIPKWVYIAQTVGADYLFSGDGVIFMLVRGGILALLSTVIIFLFVVYVESTRIEIPLAHSAVRGARGRFPVKLIYSSVLPMILVRALQANIQMIGIILAGRGITFLGEFNGSTPLNGIMYYLAPIHSPYDWVPSLVRDSFSGYGATAPAGWQIGLHVFTDAFMLIVGGIIFSLFWIETTGMGAKPTAQKIFNSGMQIPGFRRNISSIEKVTQRYIPKVTVIGGAFIGLLTLVASLLGTLGSAGGTGLLLTVSIVYRLYEDIASEQMMEMHPMIRSFFGEQ
- a CDS encoding sugar-specific transcriptional regulator TrmB, with translation MTENSIDELVNWVISVDRRLILMGSMKRHPFVRASDIAHEASRSTQNISHALKEFESKGLIQCLTPEKTTWRKYTLTEEGKTILEKLDGKYL
- a CDS encoding carbonate dehydratase — translated: MQFPNPSGQFPKISSKALIFDTALIIGNVTIEGDVFVGPNAVIRADEPGSSIVIRSGCNIQDNVIIHSLYNSQVEIGNNTSLAHGCIVHGPCEIGENCFVGFGALTFDCSLGKDTLVLHKAVVRGVEILPHKMVPDGGVINDQRAANALEDITTDLAEFKESVVRANLELVEGYKRLQLENQDLPLRILQENKIEKTEVFENTE
- a CDS encoding adenylate kinase — encoded protein: MNIILFGPPGAGKGTQAKKMVDYYRIPQISTGDILRANVREGTELGLAAKKYMDKGELVPDEVLIGIIKNRLKEQDCEKGFILDGYPRTIPQADALAVILDEINKPIDAVLNLEVPDEELVERISGRLMCNCGASYHRTFNPPKKDEICDICGGKVFQRADDKEEAVKTRLSVYKKQTEPLIDYYAKQGVLITLDGTKDIDEVFEEIKAVLAKFA
- a CDS encoding ABC transporter ATP-binding protein; translated protein: MKLILNHIVKSFDKKEVLRGASFAFEKGKIYGLLGRNGSGKTTLFNCINEDLKIDNGSILLEENGMKRELCPDDIGYVLSTPVVPEFLTGREFLKFFLDINVKKIPDIKPIDEYFNFMKIGIEDRDRLLKDYSHGMKSKMQMLVSFIANPCILLLDEPLTSFDVVVADEMKRLLRQIKKDHVIIFSTHIMELALDLCDEIVILSGGVLENMEKDDLSNEAFKDKIIQALRKDEND
- a CDS encoding DUF106 domain-containing protein; the encoded protein is MVSETLKNQIDRFLLALGFSLMIGIMVLGQGFREAVGKVVGTLMNPILALIGQENFYLILLVMASITAIYASVIQKYTIDWDLMKNTQERMKAFQKEFREAQLSQNTYMLKKLEEQRQEMMEDQMKMSKQQFKPMAYISIISVPLFMWAYYYISGHGNATMVFPFWGKQLLTSHAFLYFQHWLYWYFICSLGVSQFIRKALNIGGV
- a CDS encoding RNA-guided pseudouridylation complex pseudouridine synthase subunit Cbf5 — protein: MSPAGKLPSEAERTLVRKSVAWSNPSYGSHPENRPILEYIEKGVVNIDKPKGPTSHEVAAWVKAILGVSTAGHAGSLDPKVTGLLPTLLGKATKAVPALRLSGKEYVCLLKLHKEMPQKLVRKVCEEFTGPIYQMPPIKSAVKRVVRVRTIYYLEVLEIEGSFVLFRVGCEAGTYIRKLCHDIGLALGCGGHMQELRRTKAGPFTEETLVTLQDLKDAYVLWKEDGDESEIRRVIMPMETAVSHLPKIILRDSAVDAVCSGAALAVPGITSLDANLKKGELTALFTLKGELIALAKAEMSTEELLKASAGLAATSVRVMMEAGTYPKGWDKKEHGVKS